A genomic stretch from Neospora caninum Liverpool complete genome, chromosome III includes:
- a CDS encoding cytochrome b5, related yields MAKKDAGEEWRKRVISMGEVKKHNNDKDMWCVIHGVVYDLTPVLDKHPGGAEVLLDFAGQDATDAFEDIGHSFSARQMATPFAVGVLEGCEDTATGCVTKPPPTTCSAQRLKNCESMKGGVGAAALVVLAAVAAVYYIFNLS; encoded by the exons atggcgaagaaagacgcaggagaagaaTGGAGGAAACGGGTGATCTCCATGGGGGAGGTGAAAAAACACAACAACGACAAAGACATGTGGTGCGTCATCCACGGCGTCGTCTACGACCTCACGCCTGTCTTGGATAAACACCCTGGGGGCGCGGAAGTCCTCCTCGACTTTGCCG GCCAGGACGCGACGGACGCTTTTGAAGATATCGGCCACAGTTTCAGCGCCCGGCAAATGGCCACGCCTTTCGCCGTTGGAGTCCTCGAGGGCTGCGAAGACACCGCGACTGGATGCGTCACGAAGCCGCCTCCGACAACCTGCTCT GCACAGAGGCTGAAGAACTGCGAATCGATGAAGGGTGGTGTGGGAGCAGCGGcgctcgtcgtcctcgcggcGGTAGCAGCCGTTTACTACATTTTTAATCTTTCCTAG
- a CDS encoding putative tubulin epsilon chain: MPREVVVIQIGQCGNQIGAQFWETVLEEHAAAVAKQAGVAQNCSQRGDTTTWAPRFDASMSTFFRNVDARHHDCQNLEGDQPLKTLKARALLIDMEEGVLNDLRRGALGSLFDERLLISDVSGAGNNWAHGYCVYGPAHRERIADGLRRSLELTESPQGFILLHSLGGGTGSGLGSFVVQMLEEELPDLPRFCCSVVPSPIHVDDVVTAPYNNLLSLLHLHRHASCVLPVSNDALSTMCARMHESEVRQGKHTTYAVCRLAPPYLP; this comes from the exons ATGCCCCGTGAAGTTGTTGTCATCCAGATTGGACAATGCGGAAACCAAATCGGCGCGCAGTTCTGGGAGACGGTCCTTGAAGAGCATGCGGCTGCAGTGGCTAAGCAGGCCGGTGTCGCACAGAACTGCAGCCAACGCGGCGACACCACCACTTGGGCTCCGCGGTTCGACGCTTCCATGTCGACTTTCTTCCGCAATGTCGACGCCAG GCACCACGACTGCCAAAACCTCGAGGGCGACCAGCCCCTGAAGACGCTGAAGGCTCGC GCGCTGTTGATTGACATGGAAGAGGGCGTCCTCAACGACCTTCGAAGAGGCGCCCTCGGTTCCCTCTTCGACGAAAGACTTCTCATCTCCGACGTTTCTGGAGCCGGAAATAACTG GGCGCACGGCTACTGCGTCTACGGACCTGCGCATCGCGAGAGAATCGCCGAcggcctgcgtcgctctctggaaCTCACGGAGTCTCCCCAAGGCTTCATCCTTCTCCATTCCCTCGGAGGTGGGACCGGCTCGGGTCTAGGCAGCTTTGTCGTGCAGA TGCTAGAAGAAGAGCTACCCGAccttccgcgtttctgctgctcAGTCGTGCCGTCTCCGATTCACGTGGACGACGTGGTCACCGCGCCGTACAACaatctcctttctctcttgcatCTTCACCGCCACGCGTCCTGCGTCCTTCCAGTCTCCAATGATGCGCTCAGCACAATGtgtgcgcgcatgcacgaaaGCGAGGTCCGACAAGGGAAACACACGACCTATGCAGTTTGCAGACTCGCGCCTCCATATCTCCCGTGA
- a CDS encoding putative ubiquinone biosynthesis protein COQ4, protein MRLQTFRRILRLSRPCRHRRMSPFDVHFSMHHAPLVPPSSLSSSPSSSPSSSPSSSLSSSPNSPSSSPYSPSSSLHLWNFERSFVPTYTSAIDRSDRGGFASVSPSSVSSSPLSEAPLFARLARMVLNDLKSSTLRFLRKVEFGAKAAHGALARPTEDEHVATLSEITSDRALEAMHRQMWEHPDGRRVLEKKPLLDDRFVDYEALRKLPKNTLGWAYMQFMDRNELHAGARQPVRLVEDRELAYVLTRYRQLHDFMHTLYGMGVSVEAEVALKLIEFCQTGLPMTLAASLVGPLATPLIRMHMSPRATDARVVGAALAGKLRREESGEECNSFRLVNSPLHIVYGSEERKTVGDEEEREKNVVGKAESTDEPEVLYPRRTLLEELLPWAWNASRVVQVPLHCVYVEEWLGRPLDDLRSHCGVLLPPAHLAPYVARF, encoded by the exons ATGAGGCTGCAAACTTTTCGGCGCAtcctgcgcctctcgcgtccttGCCGGCACAGACGCATGTCTCCATTCGACGTGCATTTCTCTATGCACCATGCGCCTCTTGtacctccttcttctctctcttcttctccctcttcttctccctcttcttctccctcttcttctctctcttcttctcctaactctccctcctcttctccttactctccctcttcttctttgcatTTGTGGAATTTCGAGCGCTCCTTTGTCCCCACTTACACTTCGGCGATTGACCGCAGCGACAGGGGAGGGTttgcctctgtttctccgtcttctgtctcttcctcgccgctcaGTGAAGCGCCTCTTTTTGCGCGGCTGGCGCGCATGGTGCTGAACGATTTGAAGTCGAGCACGCTGCGCTTCTTGCGGAAAGTCGAGTTCGGCGCGAAGGCCGCTCACGGCGCCCTCGCTCGGCCGACTGAAGATGAACATGTCGCCACACTCTCCGAGATCACCAGCGACCGAGCGCTCGAAGCAATGCACCGACAAATGTG GGAACACCCTGATGGCCGGCGGGTgttggagaagaagccgctgCTGGATGACCGTTTCGTGGACTACGAAGCTCTACGGAAACTTCCAAAAAACACTCTCGG GTGGGCGTACATGCAGTTCATGGACAGAaacgaactgcatgcaggcgctcGACAGCCCGTTCGCCTCGTCGAGGACCGAGAGCTCGCCTACGTTCTCACGAGATATCGACAG TTGCACGACTTCATGCACACACTCTACGGAATGGGCGTTTCCGTCGAAGCCGAGGTCGCCTTGAAACTCATTGAGTTTTGCCAAACAGGCCTCCCC ATGACTCTCGCCGCGTCGCTTGTCGGCCCTCTCGCCACGCCTTTGATTCGCATGCACATGTCCCCTCGAGCAACAGACGCCCGCGTGGTGGGCGCGGCGCTGGCGGGAAAGCTGCGGCGGGAGGAAAGCGGCGAAGAATGCAactccttccgcctcgtcaACTCGCCTCTCCACATTGTCTacgggagcgaagagagaaagacggttggcgacgaagaggagcgagagaagaacgttgtcggaaaagcggaaagcACAGACGAACCAGAAGTCCTCTACCCTCGTCGCACGCTTCTGGAAGAACTTCTCCCTTGG GCGTGGAATGCAAGTCGAGTCGTGCAGGTCCCTCTCCACTGCGTGTACGTCGAGGAGTGGCTGGGGCGGCCCCTG gaCGACCTACGTAGTCACTGCGGCGTCCTCCTCCCCCCTGCACATCTCGCGCCCTACGTCGCTCGCTTCTAA